A window of Oryctolagus cuniculus chromosome 2, mOryCun1.1, whole genome shotgun sequence genomic DNA:
gggttctagtcccggttggggcgccagattctgtcccggttgcccctcttccaggccagccctctgctgtggccagggagtgcagtggaggatggcccaggtgcttgggccctgcaccccatgggagaccaggaaaagcacctggctcctggctcctggctcctgccatcggatcagtgcggtgcgccggccgcagcgcgccggccacggaggccattggagggtgaaccaacggcaaaggaagacctttctctctgtctctctctctcactgtccactctgcctgtcaaaaaaaaaaaaaaaaaaaaaagaagcagcactgATGATTCAAATAGGGTTCTTGGGTTGGATTCTCAactcccaggtttggcctggcccagccccagccattgcaggcatttatggagtgaaacaagcagatgggagaatgctcgctcactctctcccgACCCCAcctctcaaacagataaataaaatttttaaagcagtatTGTGCAACAAGAGAAGTGTCCATACATAGGGCTAATAGTGTCTACCTTGCAAAATCACACCTGTGGTTTGTGTGCACAATTTCATATCAGATCTCAGAGCTGTGAGATCAATGCAACTTAAattacaaactttttttaaatatttattttatttatttgaaagatagagttacagagagcagtagagccagagagagaggtcttccatctgctggttcactccccaaatggccgcaacggccagagctgagctgatccgaagccaggagcctcctcctggtctctcacgtgggtgttgggcccaaggacttgggccatcatccactgcattcccaggccatagcagagagccagattggaagtggagcagccaggactcgaaccggccttcatatgggatgccagcactgcagactagggcattaacctgctgcagaacagtgccggccccaacaaacATTTTGATACTGTGTCTACTCCAAGGAGGATTATTGTGCCAACTGACATGTGGCAACCCCAAGCGTCACAAGTTCATCTCAGGAGGTCTCCTGTTTTTTGGAAACCCACTTCTTGCTGTCTGGCCGTCACCTCCCTCTGTTAGAGCCTCGGTGGGGAGCAAGTGCGGGCTTTGTGagagctggcccagctctgatgttGACATATCACCTGTGTCCTCTCTGCCCAGTCTTTCCTCACCTGGTGAAGGAACTCAACGCAGGCCTTCACGTGACgattctgctgctcctcttcctggccttggctctggctctggtcAGCATGGGCTTTGCCATTCTCAACATGATCCAGGTCCCCTACCGGGCAGTCAATGGCCCCGGGGGCATCTGCCTATGGAACGTCTTGGCAGGTAAGGAAGCCCCCAGGCTAGGCTCCAAGTAGGTGGGCGAAAGGTGCGGAAAGGTGCGAAGGAACGAAAATGCCTTGCCTGGGCCTTCTGGATGGGCATCCATGTCCCAGGTGCTAAAAGTTGCAGAGTGTGTCACCATGAATTAGAGCATGTGACTAACCGAGAACTTAGAGCAGCAGGAAAACTCGgtgaaaggaggagacagagaacaaAGAGCTGGGAGGGGATGGGCATCACGTGAGGGGTGAGGAGATGGAGCTGCTGCCGCTGCAGCTGGAAGGGACCTCTGCAAATGACAGAGAAGGCAGTGTGAGCCAGGGAGCCATCTGTGGGCCAGCTCTGGGTTGCGAGGTGGACGTGAGCGCCCTCTAGCGGCCAGTGGCCTTATAGTCCTTTCCTGGGCACAGTAATGCGGTCATGCACCTGCCCCGCCCCAACTCTCCAAACACCTCCTCTAGACCTTACCCTCATCACGCTGCTACCTACCAGGCACAGGCCTGGGGACCTGAGAGTTTACAAACCCTGTTTCACTCACACCTCATAACTCCCTACCAGGAGGTATTTTAGACCCATGCTTGCAGACTAAGAGCCTGAGGCTCGCAGAAGTTCAAAGATCACTCAACAATGAGCAGCAAGAGTGGGATTCTAACCCAGGTGTACTTGAGTCTAGGCCCTTCATCCTTTTATTGATCCATGTTCTCATTGATAACCATTGCGACCTATGTTTTCAAGCCAAAACCTACAACAAAAGGTgagggggtgtgtggggggtgggtgtgggtgttgaTTTGGGAGTATATTGATGACGTTGGTTAATTCACATTTAGTAATGACAAATGAATTTGTTGGTTAATTAACAAAatcatttataatgaaaattacaaaatgagaGTCGTCTCTGAGAATCCACATCAAACGATACCATCACaataataatttctttacccTATACAAGATGACCTTGAGGAATAAAAGCAAGTAATTTCACGTTATCATGTATTATAATGTAACAGCAGGAAGTCACTCTTATGTATTTGCCTAtgtttgcaggcagtggccaccTTCTAGAACTGTTTATATGCATAGCCCACCCTCCTTCAGACTTCAGGTGTCTCGTGTATCTCTGCATGAATCCTCATAGCAGCTCAATCCTGCTGTTTAAGTAAACACTTATCTCTGTCCATTCCCTTCCTCGAAATATTGTACTACCAAAGTCTACTGATGACAGTGTTAAAAAGCAGGCAATTGGACAAAGCATCAGTGTCAAAAGGCATATAATTGTGACCGGCCTTTGAACAATGCCACATGAGGATTAACACTTGGGAAATAACAGGACAAGAGCACAAAGGTGTACATAACACATTATTCTCTGCAGCATTGGATAACATAAAAAAATCCAGAAGTAATTTAGATACCCATAAATCAGGTCATGTTTCAACAAATTACAGTGTGTCGCCTGAATAAAATATTATGCACCTGTTTAAAGTTGTGCTCGAACAGAATATAAAAGCAAATTTGTGCTTTCATGTTTATGATTCTCATTAGTGACCGAGTTTTATTCAGAAGATGtaataatctaaaaaaaaccaccaaatatgtttttaaaatgttttagagagagagagaggaagcacatCAGCATTTTAAGCAacagacagaaaataagcaaagtTCCATGTGTTTCCAGGTTTCCTCCTTTCATGGCCTCTTTCTAAGCCCTCTTCTCACCCTCGAGCATGGAAATATAAAGAGGAAAGTCACAGCCAAACCTGGGGGTGAAACCCCAGCCTGCACagggttgtgtttttttgttttgttttgttttgtttgtttgtttgttttttgacaggcagagtggacagtgagagagagacagagagaaaggtcttccttttgccattggttcaccctccaatggccgccacggctggcgcgctgctgccggcgcaccgcgctgatccgatggcaggagccaggtgcttctcctggtctcccatggggtgcaggcccaagcacttgggccatcctccactgcactccctggccacagcagagggctggcctggaagaggggcaaccgggacagaatccggcgccccaaccaggactagaacccggtgtgccggcgccgctaggcggaggattagcctagtgagccccggcaccaGCCAGGGTTCTTACATCTTCCCTCACAGCCCTCAGGTACTACACGACGATCCTAAGACACAAACAACCTGAGCTTCTCTGAAGGTGCCTCTTAGAAAGGAAGGTAGAGGGGAAGGGGGCAAAATGAGAAGGATAGAGATGCAAAGTGGATCTGAGTTAAAACCTATTTCATTGCCCCACACAACCCTGCCTCTTGCCCCTCACACTGTGTGGGTTATCTGcagcttttaaaaagcaaattgaaaTTTGTGTCTTCCTAGTAATTTTTTAAACCTACAGCAAGTTTGCTGCCCGTGCCTCAGAAATTATAGCTCCCCCAAAGTCATTACCATTGCAAAGAGGAGCCAGGAATGAGCGTGCCCTTTCTGGGTTTCAGGTGGAGTCGTGGCTTTGGCCATCGCCAGCTTCATGGCAGAGGTACAATTTCACAACTTGACGGAGCGAATTGCAAACTTTCAAGAGAGGCTGTTTAAGTTTGTGGTGTTGGAAGAGCAGTACGAACAGTCCTTTTGGATCTGCGTGGCTAGTGCTTCGGCTCATGCTGCAAACCTGGTCGTGGTGGCCATCAGTCAAATTCCCCTCCCTAAGATCACAACCAAAATCGAAGAGGCCACAGTCACGGCTGAGGATATCTTGTATTAGCAGCCTTCTTCTGCCCCACCCTCCCCTAAGTCAGCTCTGAAGTGGGATGGAGGCCTTCCACTCCGTGATGTTCCTGTTCTCGGCAGGAAGAAGAAAGATATGGAGGAACCAAGGGTGGTGGCtgggacagaaaagaaaaactttcctGGGACCCCTGGCATCTTTGCACCTCTCCGAGGACTTTGGAGTTGACAGGTGGTGACTGCCACTTGCCGGCTCTGTGTGACATTGGGCAAGTCCCATGTCTGCTTCTCAGTTTCCTCGTCTGTCAAATGGGATTATAACTATATTTCATGGTTGTCCTGAGATTCCAATGGGTGATGACGTTGCCAGCCTTTGTATACTGAAGAATGCTCTACAAATAGGAGGTTCTATATACAGCTGTCTCTGGGTATTCAAGGGAATTGGTTCCAAGACCCACCGAGTATACCAACATCCCAGCATGCTCAAATCCTTACTATAAAATGGCAGAGTATTCATGTTTGTGTACAACTGATGCATATCTCCCTGTATATTTAAACCATCTCTTGATTATTTATAAAAtctaatacaatgcaaatgccATGCCAGTAGTTGTGCTGTATTGTTTGGGAATCATAAGGAAAAGAAGTGGGCATGTTCAATACCGATGcaacttttttcaaatatttccaatCTTCAATTGGCTGAATCCAAGGACATGGAGCACATGGATATGGGTGGATGACTACTACCCTGTAAACGTCCATAGATCCCTGACCTATCCCACACAGTACAGGGGGAGGAATGcaaagaggcagaggattagatcCTCAACTTTCAGAAGTGCCCAGTCTATCCAGCTGACATAAGAATTAATGACAATAATAGCACTAAGAAGGAAAACAGTTACCATATATGCTGCACATTTTCTGAAGGGTTTCACATATAACTCAATAGGTTCTCACTACAAACAGGTGGAAGGTCCTATGTTAgcgccattttacagatgaagaggcATAAAGAGGTTGGGTAACTTGCTGAGGTCAGGGTTAGACCTGGAAAGTGTGGAATCACTGTTGATACGTTGTTTGAAGCAAGCCCAGTTGCAACACAATGAGACAAAGCATACCGTAGTATAGGCATAAAGCCATAAAGCGCCGAGAAAGGAATCAAATCTTCAGGATGGGATGTGGTATTAAAATGCCACACTATTAACATTTTATCTGAACTTTGAAAGTGAGTGGACTTTTTCCAGTGGTGAAGGAGGCAAGGATGGGGAAGGGCTCGCCAAGATGAGGAAGCTGGGTAGACAAAGGACATGAAATTACAAAGAGGACCGGGAGCACGTGAATACAGAGGGATGAGACTGTTGCTCCCATCAACCTGATGAAGAAACCTGCTCTTTGGAGTTGGGTTTTCCTAAGTGGTACCGGCTGGGCTTTCGTACCCAGTTATTTGATCAAATCCTATTCTAGGCGTTTTTGTGAAAGTATTTTGATGAAATTAGCATTGAAATCTGTAGACTTTGAGTAAAGCAGGTTACTGTTCTTAACGTCTGTGGGTCTCGTTCAATCAGTCGAAGGACTTAATGGGGAAGAAACTGACCGTCCCTGAAGGATAAGAGGCACTGACAGCAGACAGCCTAAAGACTCACACCACAACTCCTCCCTGAgtctccagcctgctggcctACCCTGCAAATTATGAACTTTCCAGCCTCTGCAACCATGGGAGCCAATACCTGAAATaaactctctaactctacctgtaccCAAGGCTATACTTACATCTTTATCTATGTCTATGTATCTACCTCCATATCCTTATCCAAATCTCTATCCATATCCATATCTCTATGTCTATgcctatatctatatctgtatacatatctacatctatatctGTATTCACATCTATATCCATTTCTATAACTATGTATGTTTATGTCTATAGTCTGTCTATATATCTGTGTCTATTTGTATCTCCCTATATCCATATCCAtatctatttcatatatacctatctatatatctatatatttatatccaTATCTATCTGTATCCATAGCCATATCCACATCCATATtcatatctgtatctatatccaTATTCATACCTATCAATATAGATATAGACAGATATAGATACCAATGACTCTCAGTATCTCCCAGAGATTTTTTCCAGGAGCCTTTGTGGATACACAGATCTGTGGATACTAAAGTCCATTATATAAATGGTAAAACATTTGCATGAAATCTGTACACCTCCTCCTATGTACCTTAAATCATCTCTAGCTTACTTATGATACCTAATACAATATAAGTACTATTATATAAATAGCTgtcatactgtattgtttagattataaaaagaaaaaagtctgtacttGTTCAGTACAAATACTGAAGCATCATAGTCCTAACTACGTATTTGATCCTCAGTTGATTAACTCCATGGGTGCTGATCCTGTAGGTATAGAGGAGCAACTATGTATAGGTacgtatgtgtatacacacacatatatgtacattcacacacatatatataaatgccACATGCACATGCATCTATATACAccatcacacacatatatacatgcaaaactataaatgcacacatatatacatacatatatgtacatacgtGCATGCACATATAGACAAAtgccacacatatacacatacataagtATACATGCGAACatatacacacgtgcacatgtgcacacacatatgctcacacatatatacatatatacatataaacacacacaaatacatgcacTCATActcatatgtacatatatacacacacgatGGTTCTTTTATTTTGACTATaattaattttgtcattttataaataagtaaataattaaataagtaaatgctgaTCCAGTTTCAATTTTACCCAACCTGATTATTTAGACCATCCCTCCAGGTGATGTTTAGCCTTTCTGGGATAAAACACTTGGTTCCTCAGATAATCTCCCTTCTGAAGATGAATCTAGGGTTATAGGAGAAGGAAGCACGTACATGTCCTCATTTCCCCGAAGGGGACCCTAACTTCCTGCTGGTCCAAGGAGGTGCAGTGGCTGGACCCCTCCACCTGGCTTCTCTGTGCCCTGCCAGTCTTTCATGGAAGTCTGACACTGgaataatttatgaaatattctCTGAACTGATCAGGTTATGGTCACTGCCTAAAAGACTTGGCCTCATTTAGAATCCCATTGGCTGCAGACCTGTGTGTGACCACTGAGTACTCCCTCCAACTCACCTACCCATTGATCTACCCCAGGCTCTGTTATAGAGTCTCCCCCTGCTGCCTGGGCCACCCAGGAGACTGCCTGGCCTTAACCCAGCATCTTGCCCCTTGGGGTGTGGGGGCCCCTCTTTCAAAGCAACCAAGGTGGTCCATAGGCTATTATTTCTACTCCTGAATTTCACACTTGAAAGATTCCTTGCTGCTAACATAAAACATGAAGTAAactccatttaaaaattaaagctctTGATTTTCAAAGTCACTAGAATGGGCTGTAAGCATTGAAGGGTTATGAAAGTAAAATCTCAGACTTGGAGCACATTGATGTTGTTATATTTTTCCCAcatctggaaaggaaaaaaagaccaCCAAGCTCCTTTCCTGCCTAATGCTTCAAGAGCAGCTCTGTGGTGTCTGAAGGTTGATAGGAGTAATGTGTCAAGGGATCTCAGGTGTGGCCAGCCCACTCCAACCCTCTGCTCCTCCTTTATAATAAAGGACACACTAGGTGAGATGGCCTCCGTCTTGTGTGGACCAGACACTGTATGTACTTCCTCCCTAATTCTGACAGCAATTATTGAGATAAACATTATTAATTTCATCTTATAGATGGGCAATTTTAGGTTTCAGGAACTTAAATAAATTTCTCAGCCCATTGCTGAGATTCAAACATCCATGTGAAGTCAAAGCCACCATATTTCCCTGGTCTGtgatcacctctctctctctctctcttttttttttttttttttttttttacttatatgtcaggtagaattagacagtgagagagagagacagagagaaagctcttccttccgttggttcaccccccaaatggctgctatgggtGGCGCTgctcccatctgaagccaggagccaggtgcccctcctggtctcccatgcaggtacaggtgcccaagcaccttggccatcctccactgccctcctgggccacagcagagagctggactggaagaggagcagccgggactaaaacccggttcccatatgggatgccggcaccacaggcagagggttaacaaGTGAGTCACGGTGACGGCCCATGATCACCTCTCTTGAGTGACTCTTGAGGCTGCTTCCCAAGGCTTCTGCAGATGACTGTGCAGGTAACACTTGCCCAAGGAAAGCACCAGCACTGGGCAAGTAACTGCTCTGGAGCCCGCTCCTGGGTTTGCCCTGGCCTGCACCCGCAGGGACACTTCCACCCAGAGGGGACACCTGTCTAATGGCCTGTCAGTGCCCTCTCCCTTCTAGCCTACCAATCCATGGAAAGTTAAAAAGTTAATCACAACATTATTTTATGATATTGACTAGGGTGTGATAAAGATGACAAGTTCCGTTGTCCTTTAAAGTTAGCTATCATATGCATACATTTATATGCTGACTAATAATATGATATCACTAATACTAACTGCGGGAACCAAAGCCAATCAAATGTAgccataattaagaaaaaaatcagttatcaGTAAAAAAATCTACTCTCTGTTCACTCTGCAAAAACTGAGCAATATGTGATGTTCATACAATCAGTGAAATTGTAATTAATGAAAGACTTTTGGATAGCAAGAACCCTTCCATGTCAAATCAAAGTTTCAAatataattctctctctttccagaaAATACGAAATTCCCTGAAGACTTAACTTACCAGTTCTTTGCACTTCCAAAAGCATGTAATAAAATTGCTAACTCTCCTTTACcctctaaaaaaaaatctcattttatataTTGAAAGGTCAGTGAGCAGTAGTTGATAATTAATAAGAATGAATGCATGCTTTAGCAAAAGTTGGCAACATAATCGAAAATGAGAATTGCATTATTGTCTCACTCTAGAGGTCAGAAGTCCAAAATGAGTCTCACTAAGGTGAAGCAGGATgtttcctggcctctccccacttcTGAAACCATTGCCCAGTTTAGGGTTCATTACAGCAATAGCATCTGCTTGACCATATtgcctcctgctctctctctctctctctgtctctttttctctgtgggtATGCAAACCTCTGTGTGTGCATAAATTTTTGCTGAACCATTAAGAGTAAAGTGCAAACCTCTGAACACTATAGAGTCTATTTTCTAAAAAGCAAAGTACACAAGCAGTGATCAAAATAAAGAAAGTACACTGGCCCGGTTCTGTTATCTAATCTATAGACCATATTCCAATTTGGCAGTAATTCCCCTTATGTACTTTATAGCTTATGGATCCTtgttcattctcattcattccgtctctctctctctctctgtttctctctctctctctctctctttctttttttctctctctctcctgatgcAGTTCCAGGTTGCATTTTGTCTTCATATCTTATTAGTCTCCTTTAAACTAGGGCAGCCCCTTCGTAGTCCTTCTTTGTCATTCATGACCTCAATATTTTTGAATGACacagttcatttattttacaGGATGTGCCTCACTTTGGCCACGTttgatgcttcctcctggttaaATTCAAATGTGCATCCTTGGCAGGAACTCCTCCTCAGAGGCACTTTTCTATCTTCTTGTCCAACTACTGGTGGTGTTAACGTTAGTCACATAGGAAGTGGCACTGCCACTTTCTCCATGGTAGTTACTACTTGCCTGTTGTAATTAATCAGTGTCTTCTTGAGAAACATTTTGACACCGTGCAAATATCTCACACATTAGTTTTGTATCCATTCGTAATTCTTGTCTGAAACGATTGTTACTATGGTGATTGCCAAATGGttcttttcctaa
This region includes:
- the CLRN2 gene encoding clarin-2, producing the protein MPGWFKKAWYGLASVLSCSSFLLILAALAVPHWLSGKILCQTGVELVNATDPELVKFIGDIYYGLFRGCKVRQCGLGGRQSQFTIFPHLVKELNAGLHVTILLLLFLALALALVSMGFAILNMIQVPYRAVNGPGGICLWNVLAGGVVALAIASFMAEVQFHNLTERIANFQERLFKFVVLEEQYEQSFWICVASASAHAANLVVVAISQIPLPKITTKIEEATVTAEDILY